Proteins from a genomic interval of Toxotes jaculatrix isolate fToxJac2 chromosome 5, fToxJac2.pri, whole genome shotgun sequence:
- the man2a2 gene encoding alpha-mannosidase 2x isoform X3, with protein sequence MKLRKQVTVCGGAIFCVAVFSLYLMLDRVQHDPARRQNGGNFPRSQISVLQNRIEQLEQLLEENHQIISHIKDSVMELTDTGAVSPSGHLPFRSANGSWILPFDGRPTFLAVKPQDCQFAVGSRGQVDVQMLDVYSLLKFDNPDGGVWKQGFDITYEPDEWDNEPLQVFVIPHSHNDPGWVKTFDKYFTDQTQHILNNMVVKLAEDPRRKFIWSEISFFSKWWETADIHKQEAVRKLILGGQLEIVTGGWVMTDEASAHYFAMIDQLIEGHQWLERNLGITPCSGWAVDPFGHSATMPYLLKKANVTSMLIQRIHYSIKKHFASTRSLEFMWRQAWDTGSSTDIFCHMMPFYSYDVPHTCGPDPKICCQFDFKRLPGGRINCPWKVPPKTVVEANVAERAHLLLDQYRKKSKLYRSKVLLVPLGDDFRYDKALEWDQQYINYQKLFDYMNSHPEMHVQAQFGTLTDYFNALYKAHGVAQGSRPADYPVLSGDFFAYADREDHYWTGYFTSRPFYKSLDRVIESHLRGAEILYSLAVANARHAGMEGRYPVSDYALLVDARRSVGLFQHHDAITGTAKENVVIDYGTKLLRSLIGLKRVIINAAHFLLMKNKEFYRFYQTEPFLETDDRRATQDSLPQRTLIELDPAGPRYLVLFNPIEQERLCVVTVLVNTVRVRVLTEDGQTLPVQLSAQWSSATQMSAEVFEATFMVRLPALGLAVFHLYDSPDSPMTLRSDTLLRLSGRGLTARGADPLPVRSQQSDPQTFYISSQSLTLGFSGTTGLLESIKRKDDPREVKVQMQFVVYGTRPSKDKSGAYLFLPDGKAKPYNQKEPPVVRVVEGPLFSEVVAHYQHFQQTIRIHNVPGVDGFSIDITTMVDIRDQTNKELAMRLVTDIQSGDVFFTDLNGFQIQPRRHYLKLPLQANFYPMPSQAYIQDSHHRLTLHTAQSLGVSSLESGQLEVIMDRRLMQDDNRGLGQGLKDNKKTANRFRLLLERRSTGNKYDGFFAKLSSLFRSLLSKFLTDGVQEMTDSATTSFPSVLSHMTNAILNHEVLALPVLPKRRGIPPLQTFAPLKSILPCDFHLLNLRSIQSQDPNSPSPYTALILHRLALDCGFEAQNLGFNCTTTQGQLSISGLFKNLDLQLLQPMSLTLMHSSTPLANDSTISLDPMEISTFKLKIR encoded by the exons ATGAAGCTAAGGAAACAGGTGACAGTGTGTGGAGGGGCCATATTCTGTGTGGCTGTATTCTCACTGTATCTGATGTTGGATCGTGTCCAACATGACCCTGCGAGGCGACAGAATGGCGGAAACTTTCCACGG AGCCAAATCTCAGTCCTGCAGAATCGGAtagagcagctggagcagctcctGGAGGAAAACCACCAAATCATCAGCCACATAAAGGACTCTGTGATGGAGCTCACAGACACAGGAGCTGTGTCTCCCAGCGGCCACCTGCCATTCAGAAGTGCCAATGGTTCCTGGATCCTACCATTTGATGGGCGCCCCACTTTCCTCGCCGTCAAACCCCAGGATTGCCAGTTTGCTGTAGGCAGCCGTGGCCAAGTGGACGTTCAG atGCTGGATGTGTACTCTCTCCTGAAGTTTGACAACCCCGATGGTGGCGTATGGAAACAGGGCTTTGACATTACTTATGAGCCTGATGAGTGGGACAATGAACCACTCCAAGTGTTTGTCATCCCTCACTCTCACAATGATCCAG GTTGGGTCAAGACTTTTGACAAGTACTTCACAGACCAGACGCAGCATATTTTAAACAACATGGTCGTCAAGTTGGCTGAGGATCCTCGCCGGAAGTTCATCTGGTCTGAGATTTCTTTCTTCTCCAAATGGTGGGAGACCgcagacatacacaaacaggaGGCTGTACGCAA ACTGATCCTTGGAGGGCAGCTAGAGATTGTCACAGGAGGCTGGGTGATGACAGATGAAGCCAGCGCTCACTACTTTGCCATGATAGACCAGCTCATCGAAGGGCATCAGTGGCTGGAGAGAAATCTGG GTATAACTCCTTGCAGTGGGTGGGCGGTGGACCCTTTTGGTCACAGCGCTACCATGCCCTATTTGCTGAAGAAGGCCAACGTGACCAGCATGCTCATTCAGAGGATTCACTACTCCATCAAAAAGCACTTTGCCTCCACCCGCAGCCTGGAGTTTATGTGGAGGCAGGCCTGGG ACACTGGATCAAGCACGGACATCTTTTGCCACATGATGCCGTTCTACAGCTACGACGTGCCTCACACCTGTGGGCCCGATCCGAAAATCTGCTGCCAGTTTGACTTCAAGAGGTTACCGGGTGGTCGGATAAACTGTCCATGGAAAGTGCCACCGAAAACAGTGGTGGAAGCCAACGTAGCAGAGAG GGCACACCTTCTCCTGGATCAGTACCGTAAAAAGTCCAAACTCTACCGCAGCAAGGTGCTTCTTGTCCCCCTCGGAGATGACTTCCGCTACGACAAGGCCCTGGAGTGGGATCAGCAGTACATCAACTACCAGAAGCTGTTTGACTACATGAATTCCCACCCCGAGATGCATGTACAG GCTCAGTTTGGGACTCTCACAGATTACTTCAATGCCTTATACAAAGCACACGGAGTGGCTCAGGGATCCAGACCTGCTGACTACCCAGTGCTGAGTGGAGATTTTTTTGCCTACGCCGACCGCGAAGACCACTACTGGACTGGCTATTTCACCTCTAGGCCCTTTTACAAGAGCCTGGACCGTGTGATCGAGTCGCACCTCAG GGGGGCAGAGATCCTTTACAGCCTGGCGGTCGCAAACGCTCGACATGCGGGTATGGAAGGACGCTACCCGGTCTCAGACTATGCACTGCTCGTGGACGCGAGGCGGTCCGTTGGCCTCTTCCAGCACCATGACGCCATCACTGGCACTGCGAAGGAGAATGTTGTCATTGACTACGGCACCAA ATTACTGCGTTCACTCATCGGTCTGAAGAGAGTGATCATCAATGCTGCTCATTTCCTCCTGATGAAGAACAAAGAGTTTTATCGCTTTTACCAGACAGAGCCCTTCCTGGAGACG GACGATCGGCGTGCTACTCAAGACTCTCTGCCTCAGCGCACTTTAATTGAGCTGGACCCAGCAGGTCCCAG GTACCTGGTTCTGTTCAACCCCATCGAGCAGGAGCGGCTGTGTGTGGTGACTGTGTTGGTCAACACGGTCAGGGTGCGGGTGCTTACCGAGGACGGGCAGACCCTGCCTGTGCAGCTGAGCGCTCAGTGGAGCTCTGCTACTCAAATGAGTGCAGAGGTATTTGAG GCAACATTCATGGTTCGTCTGCCGGCTCTGGGTCTGGCCGTTTTCCATCTTTACGACTCTCCGGATTCGCCGATGACGCTTCGCTCCGACACCCTGCTCAGGCTGTCTGGGCGGGGCCTCACTGCCCGGGGCGCCGACCCGCTCCCTGTCCGCTCCCAGCAGTCCGACCCTCAGACCTTCTACATCAGCAGTCAGTCCCTCACCCTCGGCTTCTCTGGAACCACCGGCCTGCTGGAG AGTATTAAGCGCAAAGACGATCCTCGGGAAGTGAAAGTTCAGATGCAGTTCGTGGTCTATGGCACTCGCCCCTCTAAAGACAAAAGTGGAGCTTACCTCTTCCTACCCGATGGAAAAGCAAAG CCCTACAACCAGAAAGAGCCCCCTGTGGTGCGTGTTGTGGAGGGGCCGCTCTTCTCCGAGGTGGTGGCACACTACCAGCATTTTCAGCAGACCATCCGCATCCACAACGTGCCag ggGTGGATGGGTTCTCTATAGACATCACCACCATGGTGGACATCAGAGATCAGACCAATAAGGAGCTGGCCATGCGACTGGTCACTGACATCCAGAGTGGAGACGTCTTCTTCACAGACCTCAATGGTTTCCAG ATACAGCCTCGCCGCCACTACCTAAAGCTTCCCTTGCAGGCTAACTTCTATCCCATGCCCAGCCAGGCATACATCCAGGACAGCCATCACCGCCTCACTCTGCACACAGCTCAGTCACTGGGTGTGAGCAGCCTGGAGAGTG gcCAGCTGGAAGTGATCATGGACCGGCGGTTGATGCAGGATGATAACCGTGGACTGGGCCAGGGCCTGAAGGACAACAAGAAGACGGCCAACCGCTTCCGTCTGCTGCTTGAGAGGAGATCCACCGGCAACAAG TATGATGGCTTCTTTGCCAAACTCTCCTCCTTGTTTCGTTCTCTCCTCTCCAAATTCTTGACTGACGGAGTTCAAGAG ATGACAGACAGCGCAACAACTAGCTTCCCGTCTGTACTCAGTCACATGACCAACGCCATCCTGAACCACGAGGTCTTGGCGCTGCCCGTCCTGCCCAAAAGACGCGGCATCCCTCCTCTGCAGACCTTCGCGCCTCTCAAGTCCATCCTTCCCTGCGACTTCCACCTGCTGAACCTGCGCAGCATCCAGAGCCAG gacCCCAACTCTCCATCTCCGTACACAGCCTTGATTCTTCACCGTCTGGCGCTGGACTGTGGCTTTGAGGCTCAGAACCTGGGTTTCAACTGCACCACCACACAGGGACAG ttgAGCATATCAGGACTGTTCAAAAACCTGgacctgcagctgctccagcCCATGTCCCTGACCCTGATGCACTCGAGCACACCTCTGGCCAATGACTCCACCATCAGTCTGGATCCCATGGAGATCTCCACCTTCAAGCTCAAAATTCGCTAA
- the man2a2 gene encoding alpha-mannosidase 2x isoform X2, with the protein MKLRKQVTVCGGAIFCVAVFSLYLMLDRVQHDPARRQNGGNFPRSQISVLQNRIEQLEQLLEENHQIISHIKDSVMELTDTGAVSPSGHLPFRSANGSWILPFDGRPTFLAVKPQDCQFAVGSRGQVDVQMLDVYSLLKFDNPDGGVWKQGFDITYEPDEWDNEPLQVFVIPHSHNDPGWVKTFDKYFTDQTQHILNNMVVKLAEDPRRKFIWSEISFFSKWWETADIHKQEAVRKLILGGQLEIVTGGWVMTDEASAHYFAMIDQLIEGHQWLERNLGITPCSGWAVDPFGHSATMPYLLKKANVTSMLIQRIHYSIKKHFASTRSLEFMWRQAWDTGSSTDIFCHMMPFYSYDVPHTCGPDPKICCQFDFKRLPGGRINCPWKVPPKTVVEANVAERAHLLLDQYRKKSKLYRSKVLLVPLGDDFRYDKALEWDQQYINYQKLFDYMNSHPEMHVQAQFGTLTDYFNALYKAHGVAQGSRPADYPVLSGDFFAYADREDHYWTGYFTSRPFYKSLDRVIESHLRGAEILYSLAVANARHAGMEGRYPVSDYALLVDARRSVGLFQHHDAITGTAKENVVIDYGTKLLRSLIGLKRVIINAAHFLLMKNKEFYRFYQTEPFLETDDRRATQDSLPQRTLIELDPAGPRYLVLFNPIEQERLCVVTVLVNTVRVRVLTEDGQTLPVQLSAQWSSATQMSAEVFEATFMVRLPALGLAVFHLYDSPDSPMTLRSDTLLRLSGRGLTARGADPLPVRSQQSDPQTFYISSQSLTLGFSGTTGLLESIKRKDDPREVKVQMQFVVYGTRPSKDKSGAYLFLPDGKAKPYNQKEPPVVRVVEGPLFSEVVAHYQHFQQTIRIHNVPGVDGFSIDITTMVDIRDQTNKELAMRLVTDIQSGDVFFTDLNGFQIQPRRHYLKLPLQANFYPMPSQAYIQDSHHRLTLHTAQSLGVSSLESGQLEVIMDRRLMQDDNRGLGQGLKDNKKTANRFRLLLERRSTGNKMTDSATTSFPSVLSHMTNAILNHEVLALPVLPKRRGIPPLQTFAPLKSILPCDFHLLNLRSIQSQDPNSPSPYTALILHRLALDCGFEAQNLGFNCTTTQGQLSISGLFKNLDLQLLQPMSLTLMHSSTPLANDSTISLDPMEISTFKLKIR; encoded by the exons ATGAAGCTAAGGAAACAGGTGACAGTGTGTGGAGGGGCCATATTCTGTGTGGCTGTATTCTCACTGTATCTGATGTTGGATCGTGTCCAACATGACCCTGCGAGGCGACAGAATGGCGGAAACTTTCCACGG AGCCAAATCTCAGTCCTGCAGAATCGGAtagagcagctggagcagctcctGGAGGAAAACCACCAAATCATCAGCCACATAAAGGACTCTGTGATGGAGCTCACAGACACAGGAGCTGTGTCTCCCAGCGGCCACCTGCCATTCAGAAGTGCCAATGGTTCCTGGATCCTACCATTTGATGGGCGCCCCACTTTCCTCGCCGTCAAACCCCAGGATTGCCAGTTTGCTGTAGGCAGCCGTGGCCAAGTGGACGTTCAG atGCTGGATGTGTACTCTCTCCTGAAGTTTGACAACCCCGATGGTGGCGTATGGAAACAGGGCTTTGACATTACTTATGAGCCTGATGAGTGGGACAATGAACCACTCCAAGTGTTTGTCATCCCTCACTCTCACAATGATCCAG GTTGGGTCAAGACTTTTGACAAGTACTTCACAGACCAGACGCAGCATATTTTAAACAACATGGTCGTCAAGTTGGCTGAGGATCCTCGCCGGAAGTTCATCTGGTCTGAGATTTCTTTCTTCTCCAAATGGTGGGAGACCgcagacatacacaaacaggaGGCTGTACGCAA ACTGATCCTTGGAGGGCAGCTAGAGATTGTCACAGGAGGCTGGGTGATGACAGATGAAGCCAGCGCTCACTACTTTGCCATGATAGACCAGCTCATCGAAGGGCATCAGTGGCTGGAGAGAAATCTGG GTATAACTCCTTGCAGTGGGTGGGCGGTGGACCCTTTTGGTCACAGCGCTACCATGCCCTATTTGCTGAAGAAGGCCAACGTGACCAGCATGCTCATTCAGAGGATTCACTACTCCATCAAAAAGCACTTTGCCTCCACCCGCAGCCTGGAGTTTATGTGGAGGCAGGCCTGGG ACACTGGATCAAGCACGGACATCTTTTGCCACATGATGCCGTTCTACAGCTACGACGTGCCTCACACCTGTGGGCCCGATCCGAAAATCTGCTGCCAGTTTGACTTCAAGAGGTTACCGGGTGGTCGGATAAACTGTCCATGGAAAGTGCCACCGAAAACAGTGGTGGAAGCCAACGTAGCAGAGAG GGCACACCTTCTCCTGGATCAGTACCGTAAAAAGTCCAAACTCTACCGCAGCAAGGTGCTTCTTGTCCCCCTCGGAGATGACTTCCGCTACGACAAGGCCCTGGAGTGGGATCAGCAGTACATCAACTACCAGAAGCTGTTTGACTACATGAATTCCCACCCCGAGATGCATGTACAG GCTCAGTTTGGGACTCTCACAGATTACTTCAATGCCTTATACAAAGCACACGGAGTGGCTCAGGGATCCAGACCTGCTGACTACCCAGTGCTGAGTGGAGATTTTTTTGCCTACGCCGACCGCGAAGACCACTACTGGACTGGCTATTTCACCTCTAGGCCCTTTTACAAGAGCCTGGACCGTGTGATCGAGTCGCACCTCAG GGGGGCAGAGATCCTTTACAGCCTGGCGGTCGCAAACGCTCGACATGCGGGTATGGAAGGACGCTACCCGGTCTCAGACTATGCACTGCTCGTGGACGCGAGGCGGTCCGTTGGCCTCTTCCAGCACCATGACGCCATCACTGGCACTGCGAAGGAGAATGTTGTCATTGACTACGGCACCAA ATTACTGCGTTCACTCATCGGTCTGAAGAGAGTGATCATCAATGCTGCTCATTTCCTCCTGATGAAGAACAAAGAGTTTTATCGCTTTTACCAGACAGAGCCCTTCCTGGAGACG GACGATCGGCGTGCTACTCAAGACTCTCTGCCTCAGCGCACTTTAATTGAGCTGGACCCAGCAGGTCCCAG GTACCTGGTTCTGTTCAACCCCATCGAGCAGGAGCGGCTGTGTGTGGTGACTGTGTTGGTCAACACGGTCAGGGTGCGGGTGCTTACCGAGGACGGGCAGACCCTGCCTGTGCAGCTGAGCGCTCAGTGGAGCTCTGCTACTCAAATGAGTGCAGAGGTATTTGAG GCAACATTCATGGTTCGTCTGCCGGCTCTGGGTCTGGCCGTTTTCCATCTTTACGACTCTCCGGATTCGCCGATGACGCTTCGCTCCGACACCCTGCTCAGGCTGTCTGGGCGGGGCCTCACTGCCCGGGGCGCCGACCCGCTCCCTGTCCGCTCCCAGCAGTCCGACCCTCAGACCTTCTACATCAGCAGTCAGTCCCTCACCCTCGGCTTCTCTGGAACCACCGGCCTGCTGGAG AGTATTAAGCGCAAAGACGATCCTCGGGAAGTGAAAGTTCAGATGCAGTTCGTGGTCTATGGCACTCGCCCCTCTAAAGACAAAAGTGGAGCTTACCTCTTCCTACCCGATGGAAAAGCAAAG CCCTACAACCAGAAAGAGCCCCCTGTGGTGCGTGTTGTGGAGGGGCCGCTCTTCTCCGAGGTGGTGGCACACTACCAGCATTTTCAGCAGACCATCCGCATCCACAACGTGCCag ggGTGGATGGGTTCTCTATAGACATCACCACCATGGTGGACATCAGAGATCAGACCAATAAGGAGCTGGCCATGCGACTGGTCACTGACATCCAGAGTGGAGACGTCTTCTTCACAGACCTCAATGGTTTCCAG ATACAGCCTCGCCGCCACTACCTAAAGCTTCCCTTGCAGGCTAACTTCTATCCCATGCCCAGCCAGGCATACATCCAGGACAGCCATCACCGCCTCACTCTGCACACAGCTCAGTCACTGGGTGTGAGCAGCCTGGAGAGTG gcCAGCTGGAAGTGATCATGGACCGGCGGTTGATGCAGGATGATAACCGTGGACTGGGCCAGGGCCTGAAGGACAACAAGAAGACGGCCAACCGCTTCCGTCTGCTGCTTGAGAGGAGATCCACCGGCAACAAG ATGACAGACAGCGCAACAACTAGCTTCCCGTCTGTACTCAGTCACATGACCAACGCCATCCTGAACCACGAGGTCTTGGCGCTGCCCGTCCTGCCCAAAAGACGCGGCATCCCTCCTCTGCAGACCTTCGCGCCTCTCAAGTCCATCCTTCCCTGCGACTTCCACCTGCTGAACCTGCGCAGCATCCAGAGCCAG gacCCCAACTCTCCATCTCCGTACACAGCCTTGATTCTTCACCGTCTGGCGCTGGACTGTGGCTTTGAGGCTCAGAACCTGGGTTTCAACTGCACCACCACACAGGGACAG ttgAGCATATCAGGACTGTTCAAAAACCTGgacctgcagctgctccagcCCATGTCCCTGACCCTGATGCACTCGAGCACACCTCTGGCCAATGACTCCACCATCAGTCTGGATCCCATGGAGATCTCCACCTTCAAGCTCAAAATTCGCTAA
- the man2a2 gene encoding alpha-mannosidase 2x isoform X1: MKLRKQVTVCGGAIFCVAVFSLYLMLDRVQHDPARRQNGGNFPRSQISVLQNRIEQLEQLLEENHQIISHIKDSVMELTDTGAVSPSGHLPFRSANGSWILPFDGRPTFLAVKPQDCQFAVGSRGQVDVQMLDVYSLLKFDNPDGGVWKQGFDITYEPDEWDNEPLQVFVIPHSHNDPGWVKTFDKYFTDQTQHILNNMVVKLAEDPRRKFIWSEISFFSKWWETADIHKQEAVRKLILGGQLEIVTGGWVMTDEASAHYFAMIDQLIEGHQWLERNLGITPCSGWAVDPFGHSATMPYLLKKANVTSMLIQRIHYSIKKHFASTRSLEFMWRQAWDTGSSTDIFCHMMPFYSYDVPHTCGPDPKICCQFDFKRLPGGRINCPWKVPPKTVVEANVAERAHLLLDQYRKKSKLYRSKVLLVPLGDDFRYDKALEWDQQYINYQKLFDYMNSHPEMHVQAQFGTLTDYFNALYKAHGVAQGSRPADYPVLSGDFFAYADREDHYWTGYFTSRPFYKSLDRVIESHLRGAEILYSLAVANARHAGMEGRYPVSDYALLVDARRSVGLFQHHDAITGTAKENVVIDYGTKLLRSLIGLKRVIINAAHFLLMKNKEFYRFYQTEPFLETDDRRATQDSLPQRTLIELDPAGPRYLVLFNPIEQERLCVVTVLVNTVRVRVLTEDGQTLPVQLSAQWSSATQMSAEVFEATFMVRLPALGLAVFHLYDSPDSPMTLRSDTLLRLSGRGLTARGADPLPVRSQQSDPQTFYISSQSLTLGFSGTTGLLESIKRKDDPREVKVQMQFVVYGTRPSKDKSGAYLFLPDGKAKPYNQKEPPVVRVVEGPLFSEVVAHYQHFQQTIRIHNVPGVDGFSIDITTMVDIRDQTNKELAMRLVTDIQSGDVFFTDLNGFQIQPRRHYLKLPLQANFYPMPSQAYIQDSHHRLTLHTAQSLGVSSLESGQLEVIMDRRLMQDDNRGLGQGLKDNKKTANRFRLLLERRSTGNKMTDSATTSFPSVLSHMTNAILNHEVLALPVLPKRRGIPPLQTFAPLKSILPCDFHLLNLRSIQSQQDPNSPSPYTALILHRLALDCGFEAQNLGFNCTTTQGQLSISGLFKNLDLQLLQPMSLTLMHSSTPLANDSTISLDPMEISTFKLKIR, from the exons ATGAAGCTAAGGAAACAGGTGACAGTGTGTGGAGGGGCCATATTCTGTGTGGCTGTATTCTCACTGTATCTGATGTTGGATCGTGTCCAACATGACCCTGCGAGGCGACAGAATGGCGGAAACTTTCCACGG AGCCAAATCTCAGTCCTGCAGAATCGGAtagagcagctggagcagctcctGGAGGAAAACCACCAAATCATCAGCCACATAAAGGACTCTGTGATGGAGCTCACAGACACAGGAGCTGTGTCTCCCAGCGGCCACCTGCCATTCAGAAGTGCCAATGGTTCCTGGATCCTACCATTTGATGGGCGCCCCACTTTCCTCGCCGTCAAACCCCAGGATTGCCAGTTTGCTGTAGGCAGCCGTGGCCAAGTGGACGTTCAG atGCTGGATGTGTACTCTCTCCTGAAGTTTGACAACCCCGATGGTGGCGTATGGAAACAGGGCTTTGACATTACTTATGAGCCTGATGAGTGGGACAATGAACCACTCCAAGTGTTTGTCATCCCTCACTCTCACAATGATCCAG GTTGGGTCAAGACTTTTGACAAGTACTTCACAGACCAGACGCAGCATATTTTAAACAACATGGTCGTCAAGTTGGCTGAGGATCCTCGCCGGAAGTTCATCTGGTCTGAGATTTCTTTCTTCTCCAAATGGTGGGAGACCgcagacatacacaaacaggaGGCTGTACGCAA ACTGATCCTTGGAGGGCAGCTAGAGATTGTCACAGGAGGCTGGGTGATGACAGATGAAGCCAGCGCTCACTACTTTGCCATGATAGACCAGCTCATCGAAGGGCATCAGTGGCTGGAGAGAAATCTGG GTATAACTCCTTGCAGTGGGTGGGCGGTGGACCCTTTTGGTCACAGCGCTACCATGCCCTATTTGCTGAAGAAGGCCAACGTGACCAGCATGCTCATTCAGAGGATTCACTACTCCATCAAAAAGCACTTTGCCTCCACCCGCAGCCTGGAGTTTATGTGGAGGCAGGCCTGGG ACACTGGATCAAGCACGGACATCTTTTGCCACATGATGCCGTTCTACAGCTACGACGTGCCTCACACCTGTGGGCCCGATCCGAAAATCTGCTGCCAGTTTGACTTCAAGAGGTTACCGGGTGGTCGGATAAACTGTCCATGGAAAGTGCCACCGAAAACAGTGGTGGAAGCCAACGTAGCAGAGAG GGCACACCTTCTCCTGGATCAGTACCGTAAAAAGTCCAAACTCTACCGCAGCAAGGTGCTTCTTGTCCCCCTCGGAGATGACTTCCGCTACGACAAGGCCCTGGAGTGGGATCAGCAGTACATCAACTACCAGAAGCTGTTTGACTACATGAATTCCCACCCCGAGATGCATGTACAG GCTCAGTTTGGGACTCTCACAGATTACTTCAATGCCTTATACAAAGCACACGGAGTGGCTCAGGGATCCAGACCTGCTGACTACCCAGTGCTGAGTGGAGATTTTTTTGCCTACGCCGACCGCGAAGACCACTACTGGACTGGCTATTTCACCTCTAGGCCCTTTTACAAGAGCCTGGACCGTGTGATCGAGTCGCACCTCAG GGGGGCAGAGATCCTTTACAGCCTGGCGGTCGCAAACGCTCGACATGCGGGTATGGAAGGACGCTACCCGGTCTCAGACTATGCACTGCTCGTGGACGCGAGGCGGTCCGTTGGCCTCTTCCAGCACCATGACGCCATCACTGGCACTGCGAAGGAGAATGTTGTCATTGACTACGGCACCAA ATTACTGCGTTCACTCATCGGTCTGAAGAGAGTGATCATCAATGCTGCTCATTTCCTCCTGATGAAGAACAAAGAGTTTTATCGCTTTTACCAGACAGAGCCCTTCCTGGAGACG GACGATCGGCGTGCTACTCAAGACTCTCTGCCTCAGCGCACTTTAATTGAGCTGGACCCAGCAGGTCCCAG GTACCTGGTTCTGTTCAACCCCATCGAGCAGGAGCGGCTGTGTGTGGTGACTGTGTTGGTCAACACGGTCAGGGTGCGGGTGCTTACCGAGGACGGGCAGACCCTGCCTGTGCAGCTGAGCGCTCAGTGGAGCTCTGCTACTCAAATGAGTGCAGAGGTATTTGAG GCAACATTCATGGTTCGTCTGCCGGCTCTGGGTCTGGCCGTTTTCCATCTTTACGACTCTCCGGATTCGCCGATGACGCTTCGCTCCGACACCCTGCTCAGGCTGTCTGGGCGGGGCCTCACTGCCCGGGGCGCCGACCCGCTCCCTGTCCGCTCCCAGCAGTCCGACCCTCAGACCTTCTACATCAGCAGTCAGTCCCTCACCCTCGGCTTCTCTGGAACCACCGGCCTGCTGGAG AGTATTAAGCGCAAAGACGATCCTCGGGAAGTGAAAGTTCAGATGCAGTTCGTGGTCTATGGCACTCGCCCCTCTAAAGACAAAAGTGGAGCTTACCTCTTCCTACCCGATGGAAAAGCAAAG CCCTACAACCAGAAAGAGCCCCCTGTGGTGCGTGTTGTGGAGGGGCCGCTCTTCTCCGAGGTGGTGGCACACTACCAGCATTTTCAGCAGACCATCCGCATCCACAACGTGCCag ggGTGGATGGGTTCTCTATAGACATCACCACCATGGTGGACATCAGAGATCAGACCAATAAGGAGCTGGCCATGCGACTGGTCACTGACATCCAGAGTGGAGACGTCTTCTTCACAGACCTCAATGGTTTCCAG ATACAGCCTCGCCGCCACTACCTAAAGCTTCCCTTGCAGGCTAACTTCTATCCCATGCCCAGCCAGGCATACATCCAGGACAGCCATCACCGCCTCACTCTGCACACAGCTCAGTCACTGGGTGTGAGCAGCCTGGAGAGTG gcCAGCTGGAAGTGATCATGGACCGGCGGTTGATGCAGGATGATAACCGTGGACTGGGCCAGGGCCTGAAGGACAACAAGAAGACGGCCAACCGCTTCCGTCTGCTGCTTGAGAGGAGATCCACCGGCAACAAG ATGACAGACAGCGCAACAACTAGCTTCCCGTCTGTACTCAGTCACATGACCAACGCCATCCTGAACCACGAGGTCTTGGCGCTGCCCGTCCTGCCCAAAAGACGCGGCATCCCTCCTCTGCAGACCTTCGCGCCTCTCAAGTCCATCCTTCCCTGCGACTTCCACCTGCTGAACCTGCGCAGCATCCAGAGCCAG caggacCCCAACTCTCCATCTCCGTACACAGCCTTGATTCTTCACCGTCTGGCGCTGGACTGTGGCTTTGAGGCTCAGAACCTGGGTTTCAACTGCACCACCACACAGGGACAG ttgAGCATATCAGGACTGTTCAAAAACCTGgacctgcagctgctccagcCCATGTCCCTGACCCTGATGCACTCGAGCACACCTCTGGCCAATGACTCCACCATCAGTCTGGATCCCATGGAGATCTCCACCTTCAAGCTCAAAATTCGCTAA